A stretch of DNA from Hydra vulgaris chromosome 03, alternate assembly HydraT2T_AEP:
CTACCTATATGCATGCGTTTACATTTGctgacattaaattttaatagccATAATTGTGACCATGTCATTAATTTGTTTAGATCTGTTTGAGTCTTTTCTATATCAGAAGATGATCTAATTAtgttaattagtttaatatcatcagcatacattttacAGTTCGTTGATAACTCATTAGGTAAgtcgtttatataaacaataaacataaaCGGACCCAAGACAAACCCTTGCGGTACTCCACTTGTAACTGGAGGCCAATTTGAAAATCCGTCGTTGCAGACGACACGTTGCACTCTGTTACTTACGAAATTTTCGTACCATCTAActgcttttttgttaaatccataactttttagtttaagacACAATCTGTTGTGAGGCACggaatcaaaagcttttttcatATCTAGGAAAATGATATCTACTGGTAAATTATCTTCCATTGCTTGAGTTTTAGATCCATAAATTCTATAAGGTTtgtgcaacagtttttttttttagaaaatccaTGTTGTTCCTTAGTCAAGAGATTGTTATTTTCTAAGTGCGACATAAATGTAGCTTTTAAGATACGTTCCATTACTTTACTTATAACTGAAGTAAGTGATACTGGTCGATAACTTGGTGGTTCCGACTTATCTCcacttttaaataatggtgTTATATTAACATTTAACCGCATCGATGGAATTATTCCAGTGTCATacgatttattaaaaaaaagtgataaaggAAGTGAGAACGCATCTGTGCAACACTTTAAAGGAAATGGGTGATTTCCATCTACTCCTGTACATTCATTTGGATTTAGTGACTTCAGGATTATATAAACTGTGTCCGGTGAAAATGTTGGGTCATCACAAATAATGTTTgtcctatttttaaagaatggCATATTGTCACTAATGTCATTGGTGAAAACAGAgctaaaatagttatttaaggAATGCGctattgataaataatttgtttcaagTTTGTCGTTTACATTTAATGCGTTAATTCCTTctttaacttttgattttttgtttatatacgCATAAATtgcttttgagttttttttaacgtttaagGCGATGGTTgtttcatataatttaatttggttcttaatttctttttttactttatttcttaTTGACTTGTATTCTAATACAtttcctttgtttaaaaaacgatTATGAAAACATTTTCTCCAGAGGtttcttttctttcta
This window harbors:
- the LOC136078559 gene encoding uncharacterized protein LOC136078559 encodes the protein MPFFKNRTNIICDDPTFSPDTVYIILKSLNPNECTGVDGNHPFPLKCCTDAFSLPLSLFFNKSYDTGIIPSMRLNVNITPLFKSGDKSEPPSYRPVSLTSVISKVMERILKATFMSHLENNNLLTKEQHGFSKKKNCCTNLIEFMDLKLKQWKIIYQ